From one Coffea eugenioides isolate CCC68of chromosome 11, Ceug_1.0, whole genome shotgun sequence genomic stretch:
- the LOC113751339 gene encoding probable RNA helicase SDE3: MAFLIHILKRICCVEDEEREINQYQNLKQSHYDFRRAPNIDSFPGSCNPLGQTTSRNEVSKSVTSSTSTGIGNKNLRVASESTSPSSVHCAKQPPITAKPGEVLKSPAETTQNQNNISSSTGNIPQSCNRGANMPTEQKLSSGVSSASYKSFQSSKLPHLQSSKLSPCESGTKKLHSFLETDSPESSTKLADSCSQKPPPLSTKPVLSPASTSSISLQTKTKYVWVEKGVSSTYVFPKGIRDLIEKDIVPGVLKLPLSMLTYMDYFQALLYAEDCHLEKWDGFEVKNVNLELHEASIYARKGKHKTLEESDLKDEKTFVAFEIDKIPERRPFLLSRDFVSVQPCSRKIEPFQGVIYRVVKSNLVLAEFGESFYSQHRSECKYDVKFSFNRVCLKRAHQAIAAVSSALFRNFLFPDLAPEHEVLSTQRVDNRYQKANFVVHQILRLQGAPPYLVEGPMCIERDHLSRTGVAIVEAALQILRRDPSKKILLCAPINRTCDLLMRGLKKEISDSDMFRANAAFRELDGIPVDILPSCLYESQTECFSCPSLKELGKFKVILSTFMSSFKLHSEGVKAGHFSHIFLVDASSATEPETMIPIANFANDKTIVVVTGAPRNHSGWIRSKIARENGLLTSYFERLRKSDLYNELDPKVITQLDDNSNERFGSLPAFGI; this comes from the exons ATGGCGTTCCTCATTCATATATTGAAACGAATTTGTTGtgttgaagatgaagaaaggGAAATCAATCAATACCAGAATCTGAAGCAGAGCCACTATGATTTTCGGAGAGCTCCAAATATTGACTCTTTTCCAGGGTCTTGCAATCCTTTGGGGCAAACAACATCTAGAAACGAGGTTAGTAAGTCTGTGACTAGCTCTACAAGTACTGGAATTGGTAACAAGAATCTGAGAGTTGCATCTGAATCCACTTCACCTTCTTCCGTACACTGTGCCAAGCAACCTCCCATTACTGCCAAGCCTGGGGAAGTCCTGAAAAGCCCTGCTGAAACCACTCAGAACCAAAACAATATCTCATCTTCCACAGGCAACATTCCTCAAAGTTGCAATAGAGGTGCCAATATGCCAACTGAACAGAAATTGTCCTCTGGTGTCTCTTCAGCTTCTTATAAATCGTTTCAGTCTTCAAAATTGCCTCATTTACAATCCTCCAAGCTGTCACCATGTGAATCTGGCACCAAGAAGCTCCACTCATTCCTTGAAACAGATTCACCAGAATCTTCTACTAAGCTTGCTGACTCTTGCTCTCAAAAACCCCCTCCCTTGTCAACTAAGCCGGTCCTGTCTCCGGCGTCTACAAGCTCTATCAGTCTGCAGACAAAGACTAAGTATGTTTGGGTAGAAAAGGGTGTGTCATCCACATACGTGTTTCCAAAGGGTATTAGAGATTTGATTGAGAAAGACATTGTCCCAGGAGTCCTCAAGCTGCCTTTGTCTATGTTAACATACATGGATTACTTTCAGGCTCTGTTGTATGCTGAGGACTGTCACCTGGAG AAATGGGATGGATTTGAGGTGAAGAATGTCAATCTGGAGTTGCATGAAGCATCAATATacgcaagaaaaggaaaacataaaACCTTAGAGGAATCTGACCTGAAAGATGAAAAGAcctttgtggcatttgaaattGACAAGATACCTGAAAGGAGGCCATTTTTGCTATCAAGAGATTTTGTTTCCGTACAGCCTTGTAGCCGGAAAATTGAGCCATTTCAG GGTGTCATTTATCGTGTGGTGAAGAGCAACCTTGTATTAGCTGAATTTGGAGAAAGTTTTTACTCTCAGCATCGCTCGGAGTGCAAATATgatgtgaaattttcatttaaTAGAGTTTGTTTAAAAAGGGCTCACCAAGCAATTGCAGCTGTATCATCTGCTTTATTCAGGAACTTTCTCTTTCCTGATTTAGCACCAGAACATGAAGTTCTTTCCACGCAGCGTGTGGACAACAGATATCAGAAAGCTAACTTTGTTGTTCATCAAATATTGAGGCTTCAGGGTGCGCCTCCCTATCTTGTGGAGGGGCCAATGTGTATTGAAAGAGATCATTTATCAAGAACTGGAGTGGCAATTGTAGAGGCAGCACTTCAGATTCTTCGCCGTGATCCATCAAAAAAGATTCTTCTGTGTGCACCTATAAACAGAACATGCGATCTGCTCATGAGAGGCCTCAAGAAAGAGATCTCGGACTCTGATATGTTTAGGGCCAATGCTGCATTCAGGGAACTGGACGGCATTCCTGTAGATATACTACCCTCTTGTCTTTATGAGAGCCAAACAGAGTGCTTTTCTTGTCCATCGCTCAAAGAACTTGGAAAATTTAAGGTAATTTTATCCACCTTCATGAGCAGTTTTAAGCTGCATAGTGAAGGAGTAAAGGCGGGACACTTCAGTCACATTTTCCTGGTTGATGCCTCATCTGCCACTGAACCAGAGACAATGATCCCTATAGCTAACTTTGCTAATGATAAAACCATTGTTGTAGTGACTGGTGCACCAAGAAACCATTCTGGTTGGATTCGCTCTAAAATCGCAAGGGAGAATGGACTGCTGACTTCTTACTTTGAGAGGCTCCGCAAGAGTGACCTCTACAATGAACTTGATCCAAAGGTCATAACGCAGCTGGATGACAACTcaaatgaaagatttgggtCTCTACCAGCTTTTGGGATATAA